The genomic DNA GCCGATCGCGGTGCGCGCTTCAAAGCGAAGCTGTTTGCCATCGATGTGGATCACCTGATACAGCTGCGTGTCTTCGCCCAGACGTTTCATAAACGGCCATCGCGTATTGTCGTACATCTTGGGTCCGCTGACCGAAACGACGTAGACCGTGCCGTGATCGGCATCGACGTTCTGCACCCCGGTGGGAACGTTGACCGTGCCGACAGGAACCTCCTTATCGGTACCAAATGCGGGGAATTCTTTTTCCGAAACCTCGACTCCCGGGACATCAAAACCGGTTCGCCCATAGGTGTGATCGTGCCCCTGCAGCACGAGATCGACTTTGTACTTGTCCAGAATCGGTTTCCAAAGCGTTCGCAGCTCGCGATTGTCGCGTCCCTTTCCGGTCGAGAAAATCGGATGATGGAACGTGCAGACGACCCATTGCGATGTATTGCTCGCCAAGACCTCTTCCAGCCAGACAGCCTGCTCAGCTTGCATTTCGTTGCTGTTGAGAGCGATCACACGCAGATTCTGATAGACCAACGTGAAGCAACTTTCCTCAAGCCCCTTGGGGCCGTTTTGCGGGAACGTGAACGATGGTCGCCAATGAGTGGTCAAATGCCGACTCTTGCCATCGGCGGCTTTGGATTGCTCGTGGTTGCCAGGGACTGCGATGCTGGGCGTCATCGCGTTGAGCCACGCGCCGGCACCAAACCATTCGCCCCACTCAGCGTCCGATGACCCGCGATTCACGAGATCGCCGGCGTGCAACAGGAACGCCGCTTTGGGCGCGTCGCGGTAGGCTTCACGAATCACTCGCGACCACATCGAACGCAGATTGTTTTGCGCATCGCCAAAGTAGACGAACGAAAACGGCTCGGCCTCGGCCGACGCGGTCGAGAAATGAAACCACTCGCTCCAGTTCACTCCGTCGCCAACGCGATAGGCATAGCGCGTCCCTGGCTTCAGGTCGCGAAAGCTGACGCTATGAAAATGTGCGGTGTTCAGATCCGTCTTCAGCGCTTCGGAGACCGCCGCTAACTGCTCCGCCTTCGCGGGAAATCCTGGGCCAGCTTCGGCGACGGCGATCTCGGCAAGCCCGATATTGACCGCGGTTGAGGTTCGCCAAGTGACCGCCTGGGTCGTGCGCGGGTCGCCGTCCCAAGACAGAATGATCCGATCGGGCATCGCCGTCGGTTCGTACATTTCATCGGGCTTGACCGCGATCGGAGCGTGCGAATGGCCATGCTCCCCCTCGTGTGCGATCCCCAAGTGGGGAACCGAGAGGATGGCGAAGCAGGCCAGCAAAAGAGTTCGGCAGAGCGTCATAGGTGGATACCTTGGGAATATTGTTTCGTTAGTTTCGACTTGAAGGCTATCGTGCTGCAGCAGTGTAGCCACCAACCGTTAAGAAGCGGTTAAGATCTCGCCAGCTAAGCGACGGGCCAACCGCAAGAACGCCGGCAAGGCACTGCTGCACGACAGCAGCTTATACACCCCTAGCCCGCCGCATTGAACCCACTCCGACCGAATAGCACACCCTTCGCTGCCAACTTTCCACCCCAACAACCGAAGCCAACTCCGCCGCCTGACCCACCACTGTGCCCAGACGCCAGCGGCCCCTCTTCGAGCGGATGCTGCGACCGCAAAGCGGAACGAGGGCGGCGGCGTCCTTCGACTCCAGCGTTGCCAGGAGCGTTGGCGATCGATTTTCGCGTGGCCGTATTGTATACTGGAGCCACTGCAACGCGTTCACCTTCCCCACAATCCCACCATTCCTGGAGCCCAATCCGATGTTAAATCGACGAGCGATGTTGCGCGTTGGAGGCGCGGGGATGCTGGGGATGTCGATGCCCAAGTTGATCCGAGCCGCTGAACAAACGCGGCAGATCAAGCCGAAGGCGAAGTCGGTGATCTTCTTGTTCCAGTGGGGCGGGCCGAGCCAGTTGGACACGTTCGACATGAAGCCGAACGCGCCGGCCGCGGTGCGGAGTCCCTATCGGCCGATCGCCAGCAGCGCCGATGGGATCGAGGTCTGCGAACTGTTGCCCAACATGGCCAAGCAGATGCATCATGTGAGCTTGATTCGCACGATGACTCACAAGATGAAGAACCACGCTTCGGCCGGCTATTACGCGCTCAGCGGTCACGAACCGCCTAGCGACGACCAACGCCTGCGAGATTCGCTGGATCTCTTCCCGGCCTACGGCAGCGTCGTCGACCATCTGTTGCCAAGCGATTCGGGGATGCCGTCGTTTGTGTCGTACCCTCACGTGATCCGCGACGGTTCGATCGTTCCCGGCCAACACGCCAGCTTCCTCGGCAAGGGGCACGATCCGCTACTGTTCCTGGAAGATCCCAACGACAAAAATTTCCAGCTCCCCGAACTCAGCCTCCCCGACGGACTATCGATCGATCGACTGCATCGCCGTCGCGAGATGCAACAGCTTGTCGACAGGCAGATGCGGTTGATGGAGCACTCGGGCGAAGCTCGCGGCTTCGACCAATATTACGAGCGGGCGATCTCGATGCTCACATCGGACAACGTCCGCAAAGCGTTCGACTTGTCAGCAGAACCGACAGCGGTTCGCGAGGCGTACGGGCGGACCAGTTATGGACAGAGCTGCCTGCTGGCTCGGCGGTTGGTTGAATCGGGCGTGAAGTTTGTCACCGTCTACTTCTCCAACAGCATCGGCGGTCGCCGCGTTGGACAGGGAGGCTGGGATACCCACGGCTTCGACAACACGCGGATGTACAAGATCGTCGACAAGTACCAAATGCCGCTGACCGACCAGACGCTTCCCACCCTGATCGACGACCTGCACCAACGCGGCCTGTTGGACGAGACGCTTGTCGTCTGGATGGGAGAATTTGGCCGCACGCCGGAGATCAACAAGAACGTCAGCCGCGACCACTGGCCCCAGTGCTACACCGCGCTGTTAGCAGGCGGCGGCGTAAAGGGAGGCTACGTCCATGGCAAGTCGGACGAACGGGCGAAGTTCCCGCTAGAAAAGGCTGTCAAACCGGAAGACCTCGCCGCGACGATGTATCAATTGCTGGGGATCGATCCCAACACCGAGATCTACGATCGCGACAACCGACCGCTGATCATCGGCGGCCGACCACTGTACGACGTCATCGCCTAAGCGCGTTACGACCACCGGCAACGCTGTGACGTTTCATGTCCATTCAATAACACACCCGCCGGGCGAAGCAGGGAGGGTCGGAAAACGTGCGTTTAGCAAGTTTTCCGGGGAGGGCTTACCGTTGGGTCGAACGGCGGCAATGCGATTGGCGTCTGGACGCCGCGTCGTTACTTCGACGAGATCACGGGCAACTGCGATGGGGAGCGTTCCGCCGCCGGTGATTCACCTGGATCGGTCCATTTGGCCTGCGTGAAGGCTTGCTGATCGTAGGCGCCGAAGTCGCTGAAGCAGAACTTCTTGGCTAACCGATAAGCGAGGTTGCGCTCGGGAATCTCATTGCCCGGAACGTATTGGCTGCGGCGCGGCTGCATCGCCTTCAGCTCCTCGATCGCGGTTCCACGAGCGGTCGTATCGCGGGCACCATGCTTCTCGGCGATCTGGACCAAGATGTCGGGCCGCTCCATCACGACACAGCCGCGAGTGTTCTGCGCCGTCATGTGGCGGAAGTCGCGCAAAAACTCCGACTCGTTAAACTTGTCCTTCAACGGCCGATCGTCGTGGATTGTTTCGGCAGCCAATTGAATGATCGGGCAGGGCTCGATATCGCCCCAAGGACCGATGTGGTGCGTGAAGCCAGTCACCGCCGGGCAGAGGGCATTCCCCGCGCCGTCGTGATAGGCATCGACAACGATGATCGGTTTGGTGGCTCGCGTGTCGACAACAAACTGCCGCACGCGGCGCTGTTGGTCGCTGGAGAGCGAGAGATCGGGATTGGCATCGGGACCGCAGGGACGATAGACGTGGAACCAACAGTACATGACTCCCATCTCGATCAACCGATCGACCCAGGCGTCGTTGACAAGGTCGTCGATATTCGTCTGACAAACGCTGGTACAGACACCCACCATCAGGTTGTGTCGCAGCGCGGTCTTGATTCCTTCCATCGTCTGATTCAGAACGCCCTCGCGGCCGCGGCGTTGATCGCTGATGATCTCGCTCCCCTCGACACTGATCAGCGGCGTGACGTTCCCCAGCCGATGCAGCTCCGCCGCAACCTCGTCGGTGATGAAGTGGCCGTTGGTGAAGACCTGGAAATAGGCGTCCGGATGCGACCGGAAGATCTCCATCAGATCTTTGTGCATAAACGGCTCGCCACCGAGGATTCCGAAAAACGAATTCCCCATCGCCTTGGCTTGCGTGATCGTCTTGTTAGCCGCCTCAACCTCGATCCGGCTCTGCTTCGCCCCGACGTCGACCCAACAGCCTTGGCAGCGAAGATTGCAGCTGTTGATCACCGACATATATAAGAACGGCGGAAAAAACTCGCCTCGCTTCAGCCGCCGTTTGTGCTTGTGAACGCTGCGAAATCCCTTGATGCCCATCAACCAAAACAGCTTCCACAGCAAACGCTTATCGGTTTCCAAAGCGAGCCGCTTGGCCATTCGCAGATACATATCAGCAGATCCGAATTCAGGGGGGATTGGGCAAGTGAGTGGGCGTCGGGCAGGGGCGCGACCGCCAGAATCAACTATAGCCTGCCGCCGGCCTCAATAACACTCCGTCGCCGCACCGCGCCGATTCGACCGCCAACGGAAAACCCGACTCCCCCACCGCCCCCAAACGGATCGATCCCTTCCGGCAGCGACGGCGACCAAGCCATCAACACGCTGGGCAGCATCGTCCTGCAACAGCAACCGTCTCGCGGTCGGCTGTAGCCCCACCCCAGCGAGCCCCTTATGATACGACGAGACAGCCACGCCAAGGATCACCCGAAGCTTCTTGCCGCGGCTGCCGCCAAATCACAACCGCAGAACCAACCTAAAACTCCGAATCCATTTCAATCAAGGAACTGAACCGATGGCGATCGTAATCCATGAAGACTTCGATGCAGGACGACTGGAAGTCAAAGTCAGCGACAAGCTAACCAAAGAAGACTACACACACTTCGAACCCGCCGTCGAACGATTGATCGAATCCGCTGGCAAAATCAAGATCCTGTTTGTGATGCACGACTTCCACGGCTGGGAGATGGGCGCGGTCTGGGAAGACATCAAATTTGCCACCAAACACTGCCGCGACATCGAAAAGGTTGCGATGGTCGGCGAGGCCCAGTGGGAAAAATGGATGTCGGCGATCTGCAAACCCTTCACCATGTCGACGATCAAATATTTTGAAGCCGACCAGGAACAAGAAGCCCGCCAGTGGCTGGCGTAATCTCGCGGATACACGACGTTACGCGATGATGTCGTGCGAGACACCCTGGATCCCGAGGGGGATTGCAGTTGTTAGCCGGAGGTCGTCGCACAGCGGCGCACCTCCGGAACACGACGCCCCAACGCGCGATGCCCCCGCAGGGATTGCAGATGGAATGCCTCTCGTCGAGGGAGGCGATTCGATTGCCGCTGGGGCTTCCTGCGGTGCTCCCTGCACTCAAATCACCGGCTACCGCATGGGGCCCTACGGGATTCGTTAACGTCGCGGGGCGTGCTTTTTCCGGGCAAGATGATCCCAAAGGGACCGAAGATAGACGTGCGAGCTCGCTTAGCTGATGCTCGGAGTGTGGACGCTGGCGACACCGAAATGTCGCAACAAAGCGAAAAAGAAAGTGGTCGGGGGCGGGATCGAACCGCCGACACATGGATTTTCAATCCATTGCTCTACCAACTGAGCTACCCGACCTTGTTGCAAGGCGAACAGGGATTTTGATTCCAACTGCACATTGTGTCAATCGGTAGCCAGGGGCCAAACGTTCTTGAAAGTCGAAGAAATAGACAGTTTTTCCGACAGGATGGTTTGGTGGGGCAATTTTCTTGCTCTGCGGTGGGATGGAAGTTCGCGTCGAATGCTGCCATGTTTTATACTGCAACCTCCCGAGAGCGCGGATCGACAGCCGACTGCGGATCCGCGAGCGCAAAGCATTTCAAAGGTTTTCCAAATTAGAACGGGTGGCTTCGCCTAGCGACTGCATCTTTTGCAGACGCAGCAGCGTGCCCGACCCTCCACCGGGAGGATTGCGATCCACCCTACGCCCCTGGCGACCGTCGCCAGTTTCGTCACCCAATCTATCCCCAGTCATTTCCATGTCGGTCGCAGACCCTTCGACACATTCTCAGGAACATACGCCGCGATCGCTGCGGATTTCACAGTTCGACCAGGTCAGTTCGCTGCTGATGGCGGTGCTGGTGTTCGTCGGCTTCTTCGTCTTCTTTATGTTCATGATCTGGCTGCTGGATCGGCTGAACTTCAAATCGGGCGAAGTGGTCGTGGCGATCGTCGAAGAAGCGGCCGGCCGAGGTGAAAACGCCGAAGGTTTTGAACGCGATTTTGAACCTCCAGGACAAGAAGAGGTTTCGGAACTGACCGAACCGACGCTGACCGACACCCTGCAGGCGGTTACCGATGCTGTCAGTTCGGTCGCCGCTTCGCTGGATTCGATGAACACCGACGCGTCGGCGTCGACAACGGGATCGGGCCAAGGCGACAGCCGACCTCCGGGCCCCGAGGGGGAAGGGGAAGATATCATCCCGCGATTCGAACGTTGGAATCTGAAATTCCAGGCGAAATCGATGGCTTCGTATGCCGAACAGCTCGACTTCTACGAAATCGAACTCGGGGCGATCGGCGGTTCGTCCGAAGGGGTCGATTACGCATCGAACCTCGCCAAAGCCCCCAAGAAGAAGCACAATCCGGACACTTCGACTGAAAAACGTCTTTATTTTCGCTTCACCCAAGCCGGCCCGCTGGAACGCTGGGACAAGACCCTGCTGGGCAAAGCGGGTGTGGGAGTGGGTGCCGGACGGCATGTGTTGAAGTTCATCCCGCCGAATCTCGAGAACATTCTGGCGCACACCGAATTGGAATATGCCAAAGAGAAAGGCTATCCCAGCGTGACTCAGATCGCCAAAACGATCTTCGAATCGCAACCGGGGGGGAATGGGCATCAATTCGTCGTCGTGGAGCAGCGGTATCGGAAACCGAAGTGACGCAGCTGCAATCGGCAACCGACCGGTTATAATTCAAGGAATTGAATGCCCCCGCGAGCACGTCGGCTTGCCACACGTTCGCGGGCGAATATGCTCGTAAGCATACGGTTTCCCTGAGACCTCCAGCCTCCACCTACTCTTCCTCCTTGGAACGTCTCCCCCGATTCGACGACCTGGCTCAGCCGGCTCGTTTGAATCCGGAAACTCCCGTCGAAATTAGCAAACGCTCAAAAAGAACCTTTCCTCGATTCGAGACCACGACTCTATGTCTGCGATGCTGCTGGCCAAAGCCGACGTTTACTCAATGATCGCCGATTCCATTTACTTTGCATTGGCGGCTGTCGCCTTGTGGGGTATCTACTGCGTGGTGATCGTCTGGACACGCGTCGCAGCCAAGCGATTCAAATCCGAAGACGAACAAAACGACTACTTAGACGAAGTCGCCGAGCCGCTGGAGTCGGGCAACTTTGACGCCGTGTTGGAACTTGTCGAAGGGGACGCCCGGGCGATCCCGCAGATGGTCGAATTGGCGGTGGAGAATCGCGAACTGGGTTATCAAAAAGCCAAAGCGTTGGTCGTCGAACGCTTCCAACGCGATGTGATCGCCGACCTCGAACACCGGCTCAGCTGGATCTCGACGGTAATCAAAAGCGCGCCGATGATCGGACTGTTCGGAACGGTATTCGGCATGATGGGAGCGTTTAAAACGCTGGCGACCGCCGAATCGGTCGACCCCACGATGCTTGCGGCCGACATTAACGTCGCGCTGCGAACGACAGCTTGCGGACTGGCGATTGCGGTTCCTTTGATCATCGCCACCGCCAGCGTGAACATTCGGATCAGCAAGATGGAAGACCTTGTCGGGGCGGGACTGAATCGCTTTTTTGAAGCATTCCGATCCGGGCTCTCGCGACCTCGCTAATCGCCGTGGCCAGCAAATCTTTTCCTTCCTGTCCCTGCTCGAGTAACCGACTATGTCCACAGCGGCCCCGATCGACGAAATCGATGACGATCCACCGATCACCTCTCCCACTCGGAGCGATGACGATGAACTGGACATCACGCCGATGATCGACATCACCTTCCTGCTGCTGATCTTCTTTGTCGTCTGCTCGAAAATGGATCCATCGCAGACGACCAACCTCCCATTGGCGGATAATGGCCTCGCGATTTCGGCAAAAGATTCGGCAGTGGTTAAGATGAAACGGGGAACCGGTGAGACCGCCGAATTGCAATCCAACGATGGCGTCACCTTCTCCAACGATCCAGCAGCACAACTCGAAGCGATCACCCGCTACATCACCCGCGAACGTGAATCGGGTAAAGCCAAGATCATGCTGATGTGCGAAAAGGACGTTCGCAGTGGGGAGGTGACCCGAGTGCAGAAGATGCTCGGTGACGCTTTCCCCGAGGTCGAGCAGACATATATCGCGGTCAAAGAGGAATAGGGAGCTGATTGGATGAGCATGACCTGTCCGCAGTGCGGCTTTCAAACGCATGGCGTCCGCTGTGAAAACTGTGGTGCCGATCTGCCCAACGCCGACGCGATCCCCGTCGACGCAGCGCCCCTCGCAGCCGAACCGATTGAAATCGAAGCGACCGTCGATAGCATCGATGCCGAGGGGATCGAAGCGGCAGAAGCCGACACTCCCGCGACCGAAACCGCATCGAGTGTCGAGACAACCGCCACCGCCCACCATCACGGGCACGCGATGGCCGAAGCTGTCAACGCGACTAACTTTGGCATCGAAGAAGAGGTCGCCCCCGACGACCTGGAGATGCGTGGCAAGATCCGCGACGATTCGGAATTGGACATGACGCCGATGGTCGACGTGACCTTCCTGCTGTTGATCTTCTTTATGGTTACGGCGTCGTTCAGCCTGCAAAAATCGATCACCATGCCGCGCGACCAAAGCGATGCTCCCAGCACCAACCAACAGGACGAACCTGAAGAGGAAATCGATCTGGTGACCGTCCAGATCGACGAATTCAATTCGTTCACCGTATTGGCGGCCGATTGGGAACGCGAGGTACCGGGTAAACAGAATTTGATTCGGGCACTGAAAGAGGCGAAACCCGAATCCGAAGCTCGATTAAAAATCGAGGTTCACGAAGACGCCGTGATCGAAGCGGTCGTCGATGCGATGGACGCTGGAGCGGAAGTCGGATTCTCCGAGATCCAGAAATCTGAGGTAAAAGGATAGTTGATGTCACAGTCTGTGCTCGCTCGCGAACTAATCGCCCTGATTGAACGCCGTGGTCTGTTGGATCAAGAGATCGTCGATGCTCTGAACCAACAGATGGAAGAGGGCGGTGCGCGGGTGACTCCCGAAGCGGTCGCAAAGCTGCTGGTCGATAACGGCCATCTGACTCGATACCAAGCGACCAAATTGATTGGCGAATTACGTTCGGATCAATATCAAGAGGACGAACCCGAACCGGTCGAAGTGGCCGAAGAACCCGAACTGCTGTTGGACGAAGGCGAACATCCGCTAGAGATCGAAGCGATCGAGGTGGAAGCGGTGGAGGTCGAACCAATCGAAGCTGACGTCGTCGATGCCGAAATGGTCGACGCCGAAGCGGTCGAAGTGGAAGCGATCGATGATCAGGGCCTGGCGGACAAACCGAAGCGATCGACAAGTGGTTCGCGACGAACCACAAAACGCAAGACGTCTAAAAAGGAACCCGAAAAGAGCGTCTGGGACTCCTTCAAGATCTATGGCGTTGCCGGCGCGATTTTGGCCTGCCTGCCGCTGGGATGGTTCTTCTGGAACTACATCAACAAGGGTAACGCCGCCGAGTACATGGAGCGTGCCAACAACTTCTACGCTCAAGAAAACTACACCGGCGCGAAACAAACGTACCTAGATTACTTGGATAGCTTTGGCGAAGAGACCGAGGATTCCTCCAAGGCGCGCGTTCGGATCGCAATGGCCCAACTGTATCAAACGATGCAGAACTCAACCGATCCCGAAAAATTTCTGACGACGGCGTCCACACTGTTGCCCACCGTAATCAACGAGCAAGCCCTTGGCGAGAACCGCGCCGACCTAGCAGGACTGCTGGTCGAGGTGGCGGAAAAATTTGTCTCGCAGGCCGACAAAACCGTCGATGCCGACGAGAAGGAAAAGATCATCGGCCACCTGGATCAACAGATGGAATTGATCGCCGAACCAAGCTACGTTTCGACCGAGCTTCGCGAAAGTTTGGGCAAACGCTTGGCGATCATTGAAGAGGATCGCTTGCGGGTCAATCGCGACATCAGTCGGGACCGCAAACTGGCCGACACGATCGCGACGATGAAACAGGCGTTGGAGGCGAAGGATACCAAGACGGCTTACGCGGCGCGGAAACAGATCATCCGCGAGTACCCTCGACTGCACGATGAAGCGCAAATGAACGCCTTGGTTGTGGAAGCCAGCAAACTGCAACAGGAGCTAGTCAAAACGGGCGTTGCCGAACTAAAGGTTTCCAACGATGAACTGGAGACCAAAATCCGAAAATCGATCGTTCTGGCCAACCAATCGGGACGAACGCTCAACGAACTCGGCGACCTGGTCTACTTCGTGCGAGTGGGCGGATCGGTGCAGGCGCTAAAAGCTTCCGATGGCTCGCTGCTGTGGCGGCGCTTTGTCGGCTACCGCGACGAACACCCACCCACCGCGTTAGGCGAAACGCCTGAAGATGGCGTGCTGCTGTCCGACGGTTCGCAATTGGAAGTCCAACGACTTTCGGGATCCGATGGCAAGCTGCAATGGCGAGCCGCGATCGGCGAAACGTTTACCCAGCCGGTCGTCGCCGATGACACGATCAACTTCAGCACCCACTCGGGCAAGGTCGCTTCGCTGGACGCCGAAACAGGCAAAACGCTATGGGTCTCGCAGATTCCGCAGGCGCTGGAAGTCAGCCCCGGAACCGAGAACAAGAAAGGACTGGCGGTCTCCTACGTCCCCGGCGATCACAGCAACCTGTATGTGCTGGACCATCGCACCGGCAACTGCATCGAATCCTATTATGTCGGGCACCAAGAGAAATCGATTCGGGTGCCCCCGATGTACCTATTGAACCATGTGTTTGTCTTCGAAAACCGGTCCAGCGATTATTGCTTGATGCATGTTTTGCAAACCGACAAACGGGGCCATGAACTGAAGCAATCGCAGACCAGCTTCCGATTGACAGGGAATGTCTTGGTCGATCCGCAAATCGAAGGCCGCCGATTGATCGTCGTCACCAACTTGGGACAGATCTCGGTATTCGAAGTAGAACCCACGGCGGAGACGAACAAGGTCAGTAAAGTCGCGGAACAGGTCCCCTCCTACAGCGAACCAACGCTGACGCAGATGACGATCGATCGGTCGCAGATGTGGGTCACGGGCAGCCAGATCATGCGGTTCGATTTGCAGATCAACACCGGACGCGTCATCCCGGGAGAAGTCAAATATGCGGGGGATATTTTTAGCGCTCAACCAAAACTGGTTGGCAATGCGTTGATCCACGCTCGCGTGGTCAGCGGCACCAAGGGGATCCGCGTTTCGGCCGTGGAACCAAAGACGATGGAGGTCTTCTGGCAAACCGATCTAGGTGTGCCGACGGCATTTGTTGCCAAGCACGGATCGGCCTTGCACGCGGCGACATCGCAGGGGGCACTGTACGAAATCGACGCCGCGTCGATCGCTTCGGGAGCGACCAAAAAACCGGTCGAAAATCCGGGCGGTCAGGGGCACGGCATCCAATTTGTTTCGCCGATTTCATTTGGTGAGAACACCAAGATCATGGTCAATCAGACCAAACCCGACCAGATCGCTGTCTACGACCCGTCGCGCGAAAAACAAAAGCTGCGGCTCGTCAAACTGGCGCTACCCGACGGCCGTCCTACTGCCGATCCACTGGTGGTCGGCAAGGGGCTGTTGATGCCGCAGGATAGCGGCCGGATCGCGATGATGGATTGGCAGAGCGGCCGGATGCTGTCCAACCCGTTCCAGCCCTCGTTGAAGCCAAACGAAAAGGTCACCTGGACCTCGCTTGCGTCGTTGCCAAGCGATCCCGAGCAGGTGATTTTTGGCGACAATCGCAAGAAACTGTATCGCGTTCGGGCAGGCGACCAGATCCGCCAACTTTCCGACAGCGATGTCGAACGGCCTTTGCTGGGTCCTTTGACAATCGTTGGCGATCAGGTGCTGGCGATCGCAGCCGGCCCATCGGCCGACATGTTGCTGACCTTTGACGCCAACAGCCTCAAAGCCGGCACCGAACTACTGCTGGCCGGACGTGTCACCTGGGGCCCAAAAGCGATCGATTCGGTAGCGGTCGTTGCGACGGACAATCAGAAGTTGACGGCTTATGATTCAACAGGCAAAGCCGCTTGGCAGATCGACCTGCCCGCGGGCAACCCGGTCGGTGATCCGGTGCTGGCCGATGGTTCGCTGCTGATCGCGGGGGAACAAGGTTGGGTGCTACGAATCGATCCCAGCAGTGGCGAATTGCAGGGCACCACCGATATTGGTCAACCGCTGTCGGGGACCCCGATCGTGTTTGGCAGCGTGGTCGTCGCCCCCGGTGCCGAGGGAATCGTGTTTGCCATCGATCCCCCCGCCAATGCAAATTGAGTTGACCGCGCCGGCCAACGAGTCCGCTGAACCTCATGGAATTGAAATTTAATACGATGCCTATCGCAAGTTCGCTCGACCCACGAAATCGTCTCGCCATAGCGCGGACGCTGTGTCTGTGCGTCCTTACGTTACTCGGCACCCACCGCACCGCGCTCGGCCAAAACGACGCCCAAGGTCCCGTTCCCAGTGGCATGGAACTGCTGGATGTCGAACCTTTTGATATTGTGCGGTTCACGGAAAAAGCGGGGGGTGGTGCTGTCCGCACCATCCTCTTCGACTTC from Rosistilla carotiformis includes the following:
- a CDS encoding outer membrane protein assembly factor BamB family protein; translated protein: MSQSVLARELIALIERRGLLDQEIVDALNQQMEEGGARVTPEAVAKLLVDNGHLTRYQATKLIGELRSDQYQEDEPEPVEVAEEPELLLDEGEHPLEIEAIEVEAVEVEPIEADVVDAEMVDAEAVEVEAIDDQGLADKPKRSTSGSRRTTKRKTSKKEPEKSVWDSFKIYGVAGAILACLPLGWFFWNYINKGNAAEYMERANNFYAQENYTGAKQTYLDYLDSFGEETEDSSKARVRIAMAQLYQTMQNSTDPEKFLTTASTLLPTVINEQALGENRADLAGLLVEVAEKFVSQADKTVDADEKEKIIGHLDQQMELIAEPSYVSTELRESLGKRLAIIEEDRLRVNRDISRDRKLADTIATMKQALEAKDTKTAYAARKQIIREYPRLHDEAQMNALVVEASKLQQELVKTGVAELKVSNDELETKIRKSIVLANQSGRTLNELGDLVYFVRVGGSVQALKASDGSLLWRRFVGYRDEHPPTALGETPEDGVLLSDGSQLEVQRLSGSDGKLQWRAAIGETFTQPVVADDTINFSTHSGKVASLDAETGKTLWVSQIPQALEVSPGTENKKGLAVSYVPGDHSNLYVLDHRTGNCIESYYVGHQEKSIRVPPMYLLNHVFVFENRSSDYCLMHVLQTDKRGHELKQSQTSFRLTGNVLVDPQIEGRRLIVVTNLGQISVFEVEPTAETNKVSKVAEQVPSYSEPTLTQMTIDRSQMWVTGSQIMRFDLQINTGRVIPGEVKYAGDIFSAQPKLVGNALIHARVVSGTKGIRVSAVEPKTMEVFWQTDLGVPTAFVAKHGSALHAATSQGALYEIDAASIASGATKKPVENPGGQGHGIQFVSPISFGENTKIMVNQTKPDQIAVYDPSREKQKLRLVKLALPDGRPTADPLVVGKGLLMPQDSGRIAMMDWQSGRMLSNPFQPSLKPNEKVTWTSLASLPSDPEQVIFGDNRKKLYRVRAGDQIRQLSDSDVERPLLGPLTIVGDQVLAIAAGPSADMLLTFDANSLKAGTELLLAGRVTWGPKAIDSVAVVATDNQKLTAYDSTGKAAWQIDLPAGNPVGDPVLADGSLLIAGEQGWVLRIDPSSGELQGTTDIGQPLSGTPIVFGSVVVAPGAEGIVFAIDPPANAN